The following nucleotide sequence is from Candidatus Binataceae bacterium.
CGTCGCCGGATATGGGCGCGCGCCTGTTCGCGCTCGATATGCGGCTGATCGCGCAACTGACGACGATGCTCGACTATCTCAAGAAGCAGGGATCGATCGACGCGAATCTCGATTCGCCGCGGGCGGCGGGACTTTTCTATGGGATCTGCCTTACCTGGACGATCGCGTTTGCGACCCGCGAGGACCTGTCGCTCGAAACGATGCGCGCGGAGATCGCCGAGAGCGTACGAATGACGATCAACGGAATGCTGCCGCGCCGCCGCGCCGGGGAGAAGAAGTCATGAGCCACGACCGTTCGCCTGAACACGATTCGCCAACTGAAAGTCAGCACGTGCCGGGGTGGTATCCGATCGCGGCCAGTTCGAGCGTCGTTCAGCGCAAGCCGCTTGGCGTGATGCGCTTCGGACAGTCGCTAGTGCTGTGGCGAGTCGCCGCCGGCCGCGTTGTTGCCTTTCCCGATCGATGCTCTCATCGCGCGGCCGCTCTCAGTCCGGGCAAGATTCGCGCGGGGTGCCTGGAATGTCCGTACCACGGACTGCGTTTCAACGCCGACGGCAAGTGCGTGCTGATCCCGGCGAATGGCGTGGGCGCGGCAGTGCCCGCGGGATTCGATCTGTCCTTGATTTCAGTCCGCGAAGAGCACGGGATCGTCTGGCAGTGGCGCGGCGAAGGCGAGCCATCGCGCGAGGTGCCGTGGATTCCCGGCGCGAGCGAACCCGGCGTCGGCGCCGCGGAATATACTTATACGCTGAATGTGCCGTACCTTCGGATCGCCGAAAACCTGCTCGACTTTCATCACTTCCCCATTCTTCACAAGGCGATGCTTCCGGGAATCGGCACGCGGATGGATGAGATGGAAGTGACTGCCGATAGTGGGATCCTCTCGTTCTCGGCGACGATGCGCTACGAGACGCCGAGCAGGCTGCGGCGCGACCGAGCGATCAAGGCGAAATTCACGCTCCCCGCGATCGCGCTGATTGACTTCGGCGGATTCTACGTCAACTACTTTCTGACCCCCGTCGACGAAACGCACACCTGGTTGTACGCGCGCTATCGCAGCACGACCAACGACGGCTGGCTGGGCGGCATGATGGGAAAAATCGCAGCGCGCTACGACCGCGCGATTTTCGTCTTGCAGGATCGGCAGGTGTTGCTCTCGCAGACCGATGCGCCGGGCGATTTCTCGCGCTTCAAGCTCTACCCGGCCGATCGCGCGTTCGCGATATTCTGGGGGATGCGCAAGCATGCGATCCTCGATGCCAGGAAGGGCAATGCTGAGCAGCAAAGCGATGTGGGCTCGGTCGCGGCGCGCTGACGACCGCGCTACGACAGATGGTCATGCACGATGCCGTCGGCGAGAACTGCGCGAGATACGCTCGAACGGAGCTGTCACGCGAGCTTGTTGTGATCCCGATCGGGCGTGGGGCGCGGGAGGATCGCAGCGGCTTTGCGCGAGGTGCGGGTGATGCAGCAGGGCATCGACGAGACGAAAATCCCCCGGATTGAGGGCGCGAAGATCGCGATCCTCAAGTCACGCTGGTATCCGGAGATTGTCGAATCTCTTGCGGATGCGTGCCGAACCGGTCTGGCGAACGCCGGCTGCTCATCGGTGTCCGAGCATAGGCTGCCCGGCGCGTTCGAGCTGCCATTTGCCGTGCATCATCTCGTCCGTAAGGTGGGCCAACGCTTCGATGCAATCATCTGCCTGGGCGTCATCCTGAAAGGCGACACCTTCCATTTTGAAATGATCACCCGGGAGATATTCAGCGGTCTCGCGCGGCTTAGCGTCGAAATCGACATTCCGATCATTGTCGAGATCCTGCCCGTGCTCGAGCTCCGTCACGCTCTCGAGCGCGCAGGCAAGGACAAATTCAACAAGGGTCTTGCCGCCGCATCGGCCGCCGCCGAGATTATCGCATGGCGCCGCTCGACCGGATGATGTTCGGCGCTGCGCGTTCGATAAAATGACCCGATGAGCGAAACCGCGAGCTATTCAATTCTGCTTGTTAAGGGTGAATCGCTTAAGGGCAGTCCTCTAGCGGAAAAAATCATCGCTCTAGACCGAAAGAACATGGAGGCAATTCTTAGCGCGGTCGGGCGTGCTTTCCCGGAGGATCGGCGAAGAGTTACCTTGTTCCACCCGTCGAATCGAATGATTGTCGTTACAAAGGCGCAAGAAGTCGTCGGATACGC
It contains:
- a CDS encoding TetR/AcrR family transcriptional regulator C-terminal domain-containing protein — encoded protein: ILADPPDDPVEAIAALTEVMVQSITAGERRLWRELFVAAIASPDMGARLFALDMRLIAQLTTMLDYLKKQGSIDANLDSPRAAGLFYGICLTWTIAFATREDLSLETMRAEIAESVRMTINGMLPRRRAGEKKS
- a CDS encoding aromatic ring-hydroxylating dioxygenase subunit alpha — translated: MSHDRSPEHDSPTESQHVPGWYPIAASSSVVQRKPLGVMRFGQSLVLWRVAAGRVVAFPDRCSHRAAALSPGKIRAGCLECPYHGLRFNADGKCVLIPANGVGAAVPAGFDLSLISVREEHGIVWQWRGEGEPSREVPWIPGASEPGVGAAEYTYTLNVPYLRIAENLLDFHHFPILHKAMLPGIGTRMDEMEVTADSGILSFSATMRYETPSRLRRDRAIKAKFTLPAIALIDFGGFYVNYFLTPVDETHTWLYARYRSTTNDGWLGGMMGKIAARYDRAIFVLQDRQVLLSQTDAPGDFSRFKLYPADRAFAIFWGMRKHAILDARKGNAEQQSDVGSVAAR
- the ribH gene encoding 6,7-dimethyl-8-ribityllumazine synthase, with the translated sequence MQQGIDETKIPRIEGAKIAILKSRWYPEIVESLADACRTGLANAGCSSVSEHRLPGAFELPFAVHHLVRKVGQRFDAIICLGVILKGDTFHFEMITREIFSGLARLSVEIDIPIIVEILPVLELRHALERAGKDKFNKGLAAASAAAEIIAWRRSTG